The Setaria viridis chromosome 2, Setaria_viridis_v4.0, whole genome shotgun sequence DNA window CTCGAGTCCTAACAATCTCGTGGTTGCTCGATCGTGGGGCACGAGACCCCCATGAGCAGGTTAGCAAGTGGCCTACCTACATCTCCCGCGCACCCGTTTGTCATCGAGTAAACAAGGCACCACCAACTTGAGGTGTTTAGGTATTTGGATATCCGGATTAAACTTTAATCCCTGACATATCAGATGTTTGCACATTAATTGAAAGTATCAAATATAATctatgataaaactaattgtattgggctaattcgcgaaacgaatctattaagcccaattagttcatgattagcacatgtgtgaattaattaggcttaatagattcacctCGCGAATTAATTcttatttatgcaattagttttataattagttcatatttaatctttttaattggtatcaaatATTTTGATGTAATCCCAATAAAAATTAGTCAACGGATCCAAACATCTTGCACAAGCGGCTCTCGGGTCAAACTAACCAGCCAACACCAAACAACCATCAAGTGGACAGATCAGACGGCCACGGCCTTATCGCTTCCCGGCACCAATCATCCGCGAGCCGCCACCTTTCTCGGCACTCGGCAGCTCGTGGACCATGACCGGCGACCGTGACCGCCGTAGATCACACCGATAAAACACACGCCGCTTCACACCGCCAAGATCGCAGCCCCTCCTCACCAACCCAGGGCCTatccccgcgcgcgccgcgcgacgccacgccacgccacgccgctTCACACCGCAGCCTCGCGTCGCGCCCGcgcccacgcccacgccgcAAGCCGGCAGCCCGGCAcacccacccaccaccaccaccgggccGTCCGTTCCGCACCGCGAGCGAAAGCCCCCAAAACTCGGGTCCCGCGCGGCGAGCTcacgcgccccgcgccggacgGAGCGAGCGGTACGGGGAGTAGGTGGCTGGCTGGCCTCCTTCCCAGCCGGGTCCTTTTCTACGGCTCCGACCTCCTCCCCGTCCGGCCCCGCGTCCCCGCACCCACCACCCCGGAACCAAACGCATCCCCAAGTCAAACCGGGCCGAGCGCACGCATGGAGGCGACCGCGCTCCcgttcgcggcggcggcgtccgtcgTCCCCGCGAGGGGCGGGTGCACGGCGGTGGGGTTGTGCGCCGCGCGGCCCCGGCTGCggcaggggcggtggcggggcgcgTCCGTGGTGGCGAAGATGGAGGGCGGGCTGGGGAAGGGGGTGGTGCCCACCACAAACTACGTGGTGCCGCTCGACAAGGCCACCGGGATGACGCGCCCGCTCGTGGAGATCCTGCGGGACCTCAACAAGCGAGTCCCCGACAAGATCATCGACCCCGACACCAACACCGTCCACTGG harbors:
- the LOC117842929 gene encoding DNA repair RAD52-like protein 2, chloroplastic, producing the protein MEATALPFAAAASVVPARGGCTAVGLCAARPRLRQGRWRGASVVAKMEGGLGKGVVPTTNYVVPLDKATGMTRPLVEILRDLNKRVPDKIIDPDTNTVHWYHANRMLSFYAPGWCGEVRDVIYSANGTVTVVYRVILKGTDGEAYRDATGTAQVHEGRREDAVAAAEEAAFCKACARFGFGLYLYHQDDTHHEDHFH